Within the Gloeocapsa sp. DLM2.Bin57 genome, the region TTAGTTGAGTAAGGTTCAGAGGTCGCCCTCTTCCCCTCCTCTAAGAACCGTACGTGACTATTTCTAATCATACGGCTCATGCACTATTTCGAGCCTTTGGACTTGGATTTACTATGTACCTGCTTGTGACACGCTTTGTGTAGGTGGACTAGATTCACCGCGTCGTCAGTTCCTCCATCCTTAACAGGTACTATGTGATGGATTTCTATTTTTTCTCCATTGAATAAGGATTCTCCACAAACAGTACATCTCCACATTTGTTCTTTGGCTATCAGTTCATACTTAGAACCTTTCGCCCAGTATAATTTTCCTGTTTTTTCTCTGCGTTTAATCCAATACTCTCGGAGCGAAGCATCATCAGGTGACGCATCACCTTTGACCTTTACATGCCTCATAATTGGTGTACTAGCAAGCTTGTAGAGTACAATGAGTTTTTCATCACCTTCCCTTCTTCCTGCTCCACGACACATAAATGTCCAACTATCTCCTTTATAGAAATGAAAGTATTTATTCTTAACCCATTTTAATCGTCTTTTTAGGTGCTTACGCTTGCACCAGTTCCAGAGGTATTTATAGACCCTATAATCTATGTAGCTAAAGGTTTCTTTACTAATTACTCCTCGATAATAATTAGCAAAACCACGAAGAAGGGGATTGATGGCTTTAATTAAATCCTCTTGAGTGGCAGCTTTCATACTGTTAATGGTCTTCCCGACCTTTTTACAGAATTCTAATACTTTCTGCTTCATTGGTTTAATCAATAGCTTGCCACCATAATGGCGTAGGTTGAATCCGAGAAAATCGAAACCTTCATCAATATGGGCTATCCTTGTCTTCTCCTCGCTGATACTTAGACCTTTCTCTGACATCCATTGCTTTATCTGGACTAGTACTTTTTCCAAAGATTCTTTATCTCTTGCTGTCACAACAAAGTCGTCTGCATACCTGATGATGCCTAGCTTTGGGTTGTATTCTTTTATGGATTCCTCCAACCCGTGCAATCCAATATTAGCTAATAGAGGACTTATAACACCACCTTGAGGCGTACCAGTTTCTGTTGGGAATAACTTCCCGCCGTCCATAAATCCAGCTTTTAACCATTCCTTAATAAGTTCACCATGTGGTATTGAACCTACTTCTTTGAGAACAGATTCATGGGCAATATTATCAAAGAAACCTTTAATATCCGCATCTAGAACCCATCTATCTTTTGAGCGTGCGTGTAATCTGTTGAAACATTGCTCTATAGCATCTTGGCAGCTTCTTCCTGGTCTAAACCCATAGGAGTTTCCCTCGAAGACTGCTTCCCATTCTGGCTCCAGATAATTTTTAACTATTGCTTGTGCGACTCTATCCCTTACGGTTGGGATTCCTAGGGGACGTTTCTTCCCGTTTTTTTTAGGTATATAAACCCGTCGCGTGGGTTTTGCTGTCGCCATTTCCCAGTTATTCACAAGTTTTACTCTGTCGTCAGGTGTTATTATTACCTCCTTATCTACACCTGCAGTACCTTTGCCTTGGTTCACTTGAGTAATTTGTCTAACACTCAGCAATAGATTTGCGTAACTACGTAACATCAACTTCTGCAGTCTTCTTAGCTGCTTCCATTGACCAAGTCTTCTAGCACGAAAGATTCTTTGTCTTAGATTCTTAACAGCTTTTCTTACCGCCTTCCAATTAACTTCCGACCAGTCTTTCAGCTGTTTGGTTTCTCCATTTATAACGTGTGTCATATCTAACTTCTGATTCCATTAAGTTTCTTTGTCATTGTTTCTTTCGTATAGTACATAGAGTAAGTCTGCTTCCGTTTCCGTCAGGGACAA harbors:
- the ltrA gene encoding group II intron reverse transcriptase/maturase, giving the protein MTHVINGETKQLKDWSEVNWKAVRKAVKNLRQRIFRARRLGQWKQLRRLQKLMLRSYANLLLSVRQITQVNQGKGTAGVDKEVIITPDDRVKLVNNWEMATAKPTRRVYIPKKNGKKRPLGIPTVRDRVAQAIVKNYLEPEWEAVFEGNSYGFRPGRSCQDAIEQCFNRLHARSKDRWVLDADIKGFFDNIAHESVLKEVGSIPHGELIKEWLKAGFMDGGKLFPTETGTPQGGVISPLLANIGLHGLEESIKEYNPKLGIIRYADDFVVTARDKESLEKVLVQIKQWMSEKGLSISEEKTRIAHIDEGFDFLGFNLRHYGGKLLIKPMKQKVLEFCKKVGKTINSMKAATQEDLIKAINPLLRGFANYYRGVISKETFSYIDYRVYKYLWNWCKRKHLKRRLKWVKNKYFHFYKGDSWTFMCRGAGRREGDEKLIVLYKLASTPIMRHVKVKGDASPDDASLREYWIKRREKTGKLYWAKGSKYELIAKEQMWRCTVCGESLFNGEKIEIHHIVPVKDGGTDDAVNLVHLHKACHKQVHSKSKSKGSK